From a region of the Sulfuriferula plumbiphila genome:
- a CDS encoding acylphosphatase: protein MRQRIRVAGIVQGVGFRPYVWRLARELDIRGWVRNGPDGVEIQAEGSSGQLANFLERLPKEAPEQAHVEKMVLADCPVEVPGEKEEFVILDSVAGKIHTQIGPDMAVCKDCLTELFDSRDRRYRYAFINCTQCGPRYTLTRSLPYDRSNTSMAAFPLCPDCHREYGAPADRRFHAEPTACSACGPRLEMRDAAGEPIACPDPVAEAVTRLRRGEILAVKGLGGFHLVCDARNPETVMRLRVRKAREEKPFALMLANGASLTGCAKLDEQEAVLLHSQTRPIVLLRKHPDCDARFPGVAPGLAWIGVMLPAQ, encoded by the coding sequence GTGCGCCAGCGCATCCGGGTTGCCGGAATCGTTCAAGGCGTGGGATTTCGTCCCTACGTCTGGCGTCTGGCGCGAGAGTTGGACATCCGGGGCTGGGTGCGAAACGGGCCGGATGGTGTGGAAATCCAGGCGGAAGGCAGTTCCGGCCAGTTGGCGAATTTTCTGGAACGATTGCCAAAAGAGGCGCCCGAGCAGGCGCATGTGGAGAAGATGGTCTTGGCGGACTGCCCGGTAGAGGTGCCTGGCGAAAAGGAGGAGTTCGTCATACTCGACAGCGTAGCGGGAAAAATCCACACGCAAATCGGGCCGGACATGGCCGTTTGCAAAGATTGTCTGACGGAGCTTTTCGATTCCCGTGACCGCCGTTACCGCTATGCTTTCATCAATTGTACTCAATGCGGCCCTCGCTACACCCTGACCCGCAGCCTGCCCTACGACCGCTCCAATACCAGCATGGCGGCATTCCCACTGTGTCCGGATTGTCATCGTGAATATGGGGCTCCCGCAGATCGCCGCTTTCATGCCGAACCCACAGCCTGTTCAGCTTGCGGCCCCCGCCTGGAGATGCGGGATGCTGCGGGTGAACCGATTGCATGCCCAGACCCTGTCGCTGAGGCTGTAACCCGTTTGCGACGAGGGGAAATCCTCGCCGTCAAAGGATTGGGCGGCTTCCATTTGGTGTGTGATGCGCGCAATCCAGAAACGGTCATGCGTTTGCGCGTGCGCAAGGCGCGCGAGGAAAAACCTTTTGCCTTGATGCTGGCCAATGGGGCTTCACTAACTGGCTGTGCGAAATTGGACGAACAAGAGGCGGTGCTTCTGCACAGTCAGACACGTCCCATCGTCCTGTTGCGCAAGCACCCCGATTGCGATGCGCGTTTCCCCGGGGTCGCACCGGGACTGGCCTGGATAGGCGTGATGCTGCCAGCGCAATGA